From a single Podarcis raffonei isolate rPodRaf1 chromosome 10, rPodRaf1.pri, whole genome shotgun sequence genomic region:
- the CEP41 gene encoding centrosomal protein of 41 kDa isoform X2, with protein sequence MTKYTEKLEEIKRNYRYKKDELFKRLKVTTFAQLVTQVASLADENSEVPCEEIQKFDEGDAAPADNSPDMAAETNGKSSPGDKPASPILFINNTGAGESYRSTLQSVISGVGELDLGRDAPKKTENFAKDRPYPDCPYLLLDVRERDAFEQCHIVGAYSYPIATLSRTMNPYTNNILEYKNAHGKIIILYDDDERVASQAATTMCERGFENLFMLSGGLRVVAQKIPEGLVTGTFPSSCLSASQPGTARKRATPRQPLPPPAENKWRFTAEDLQKIQYYLEEEQLPTDSATRLSRGSSARDSKATAVRSSQNLPTTTNTAVALSTRSLSSSSLQSRPWR encoded by the exons ATGACCAAATACACTGAAAAACTGGAAGAGATCAAAAGAA ATTACAGATACAAGAAAGATGAGCTCTTCAAGAGACTGAAAGTGACTACTTTCGCCCAGCTG GTGACCCAGGTTGCTTCCCTAGCTGATGAAAACTCAGAAGTACCGTGTGAGGAAATTCAGAAGTTTGATG AAGGCGATGCTGCTCCAGCAGATAACAGCCCTGACATGGCGGCAGAGACCAATGGCAAAAGCAGCCCTGGTGACAAACCAGCCAGTCCCATCCTGTTCATAAACAACACCGGAGCCGGGGAGTCGTATCGTTCCACCCTACAGAG TGTCATCAGTGGCGTGGGTGAGCTGGACCTGGGGAGAGATGCCCCGAAGAAAacggaaaactttgcaaaagacAGACCTTACCCCGACTGCCCCTACCTGCTGCTGGACGTGCGAGAGCGGGATGCGTTTGAGCAGTGCCACATAGTGGGAG CTTACTCCTACCCAATCGCCACGCTATCCAGAACCATGAATCCCTATACGAATAACATTTTGGAATAC AAAAACGCTCATGGAAAGATCATCATTCTGTACGACGACGACGAGAGAGTAGCGAGCCAAGCTGCCACCACCATGTGTGAAAGGGGTTTTGAAAACTTGTTCATGCTCTCTGGAG GTCTCAGAGTTGTTGCTCAGAAAATCCCCGAAGGGTTGGTAACTGGCACATTTCCTTCCTCTTGCCTGTCGGCCAGCCAGCCTGGGACCGCCCGGAAAAgagccactcccaggcagcccctCCCCCCGCCCGCTGAGAATAAATGGAGATTTACAGCAGAGGATCTACAAAAGATACAGTACTATCTAGAAGAGGAGCAACTTCCGACAGATTCCGCCA CCCGTCTTAGCCGTGGTTCTTCAGCTCGAGACTCCAAAGCCACCGCCGTGCGGAGCAGCCAGAACctgcccaccaccaccaacacagCGGTGGCCCTCTCCACCCGctccctcagcagcagcagcctgcaaAGCAGGCCCTGGAGATAG
- the CEP41 gene encoding centrosomal protein of 41 kDa isoform X1: MSARRRIGDPEFLTKRIPQNPKYQHVKTRLDTGSSMTKYTEKLEEIKRNYRYKKDELFKRLKVTTFAQLVTQVASLADENSEVPCEEIQKFDEGDAAPADNSPDMAAETNGKSSPGDKPASPILFINNTGAGESYRSTLQSVISGVGELDLGRDAPKKTENFAKDRPYPDCPYLLLDVRERDAFEQCHIVGAYSYPIATLSRTMNPYTNNILEYKNAHGKIIILYDDDERVASQAATTMCERGFENLFMLSGGLRVVAQKIPEGLVTGTFPSSCLSASQPGTARKRATPRQPLPPPAENKWRFTAEDLQKIQYYLEEEQLPTDSATRLSRGSSARDSKATAVRSSQNLPTTTNTAVALSTRSLSSSSLQSRPWR; this comes from the exons ATGTCGGCGAGGAGGCGCATCGGGGACCCTGAG TTTTTGACCAAAAGGATCCCACAGAATCCTAAATACCAGCATGTAAAAACTCGCCTTGACACAG GTAGCAGTATGACCAAATACACTGAAAAACTGGAAGAGATCAAAAGAA ATTACAGATACAAGAAAGATGAGCTCTTCAAGAGACTGAAAGTGACTACTTTCGCCCAGCTG GTGACCCAGGTTGCTTCCCTAGCTGATGAAAACTCAGAAGTACCGTGTGAGGAAATTCAGAAGTTTGATG AAGGCGATGCTGCTCCAGCAGATAACAGCCCTGACATGGCGGCAGAGACCAATGGCAAAAGCAGCCCTGGTGACAAACCAGCCAGTCCCATCCTGTTCATAAACAACACCGGAGCCGGGGAGTCGTATCGTTCCACCCTACAGAG TGTCATCAGTGGCGTGGGTGAGCTGGACCTGGGGAGAGATGCCCCGAAGAAAacggaaaactttgcaaaagacAGACCTTACCCCGACTGCCCCTACCTGCTGCTGGACGTGCGAGAGCGGGATGCGTTTGAGCAGTGCCACATAGTGGGAG CTTACTCCTACCCAATCGCCACGCTATCCAGAACCATGAATCCCTATACGAATAACATTTTGGAATAC AAAAACGCTCATGGAAAGATCATCATTCTGTACGACGACGACGAGAGAGTAGCGAGCCAAGCTGCCACCACCATGTGTGAAAGGGGTTTTGAAAACTTGTTCATGCTCTCTGGAG GTCTCAGAGTTGTTGCTCAGAAAATCCCCGAAGGGTTGGTAACTGGCACATTTCCTTCCTCTTGCCTGTCGGCCAGCCAGCCTGGGACCGCCCGGAAAAgagccactcccaggcagcccctCCCCCCGCCCGCTGAGAATAAATGGAGATTTACAGCAGAGGATCTACAAAAGATACAGTACTATCTAGAAGAGGAGCAACTTCCGACAGATTCCGCCA CCCGTCTTAGCCGTGGTTCTTCAGCTCGAGACTCCAAAGCCACCGCCGTGCGGAGCAGCCAGAACctgcccaccaccaccaacacagCGGTGGCCCTCTCCACCCGctccctcagcagcagcagcctgcaaAGCAGGCCCTGGAGATAG